GTGGAGACGGTGGTCGTACACCGGGACATGGGACGGGAATGACGGGACGTACTCCGCGGCTGAGCAGGTTGCGCCGGGCGATGCCCGAGTCGCGGGCCGGCCGGCCCGCCGAGGCCCGCGGCGCCAGGCCGCGCCGCCGCGGCGCCCAGCCCAAGGTCGTCGCCCTCGGCGGCGGCATGGGGCTGTCCGCCTCGCTCGCCGCGCTGCGCCGGATCACCGGCGACCTGACCGCCGTGGTCACCGTGGCCGACGACGGCGGCTCCAGCGGGCGCCTGCGCGACGAGCTGGGTGTGCTGCCGCCCGGTGACCTGCGCAAGGCGCTGGCCGCGCTGTGCGGCGACGACGACTGGGGCCAGACCTGGGCCCGCGTCATCCAGCACCGCTTCCACTCCCAGGGCGACCTGCACGACCACGCGGTCGGCAACCTGCTGATCGTCGCCCTGTGGGAGCAGCTCGGTGACCACGTCCAGGCCCTCGACCTGGTCGGCAAGCTGCTCGGCGCGCACGGGCGCGTGCTGCCCATGTCGGCCGTACCGCTGGAGCTCCAGGCCCTGGTCAAGGGGCACAACCCGGACCTGCCCGAGGCCGTCGACACGGTCCGTGGTCAGGCCAACGTCGCCCTCACCCCCGGCGAGGTGCAGTCGGTGCACGTCGTGCCGCACGACCCGCCCGCCGTCCCGGAGGCCGTCGCCGCCGTCCGGGACGCGGACTGGGTGGTGCTCGGCCCGGGCTCCTGGTTCTCCTCGGTCATCCCGCACCTGCTCGTGCCCGAACTCCTGGACGCCCTCACCGAGACGAAGGCGCGCCGGGTACTCTCCCTGAACCTCGCCCCGCAGCCGGGAGAAACCGAAGGCTTCTCACCGCAGCGTCATTTGGAGGTTTTGGGACGACACGCCCCTAAACTCGCCCTGGACGTGGTGCTGGCCGACGAGGCCGCCGTGCCGGACCGGGATGTGCTCACCGAGGCCGCCAAACGGCTCGGTGCCGCGGTCGAGCTGGCCCCGGTGGCCCGGACGGACGGGACGCCCCGGCACGACCCGGAGCTGCTGGCCGCCGCGTACGACCGTATTTTTCGGATGCATGGAAGGATCGGCCCATGGCGATGACGGCAGCGGTGAAGGATGAGATTTCCCGGCTCCCCGTCACCCGGACCTGCTGCAGGAAGGCGGAGGTCTCCGCCATTCTGCGGTTCGCCGGCGGCCTCCACCTGGTGAGCGGGCGCATCGTGATCGAGGCGGAGCTGGACACCGCGATGGCGGCCAGACGGCTCAAGCGGGACATCCTGGAGATCTTCGGCCACAGCTCCGAGCTGATCGTGATGGCGCCGGGCGGGCTGCGTCGCGGTTCGCGCTACGTCGTGCGCGTGGTCGCGGGCGGTGACCAGCTGGCCCGCCAGACCGGCCTGGTCGACGGGCGCGGCCGACCGATCCGCGGCCTGCCCCCGCAGGTGGTGTCTGGGGCCACCTGTGACGCCGAGGCCGCCTGGCGCGGCGCCTTCCTGGCGCACGGTTCGCTCACCGAGCCCGGCCGCTCGTCCTCCCTGGAGGTGACCTGCCCGGGTCCCGAGGCCGCGCTCGCCCTGGTCGGCGCGGCCCGCCGGCTGTCGATCGCCGCCAAGGCCCGCGAGGTGCGCGGCGTGGACCGCGTGGTCGTCCGGGACGGCGACGCGATCGGCGCCCTGCTGACCCGGCTCGGCGCGCACGAGTCCGTGCTGGCCTGGGAGGAGCGCCGGATGCGCCGCGAGGTGCGCGCCACGGCGAACCGTCTCGCCAACTTCGACGACGCCAACCTCCGCCGCTCGGCGCGCGCGGCCGTCGCCGCCGGCGCTCGCGTCCAGCGCGCGCTGGAGATCCTCGGCGAGGAGGTCCCCGAGCACCTCGCTGCCGCCGGACGCCTGCGTATGGAGCACAAGCAGGCCTCGCTGGAGGAGTTGGGCGCGCTCGCCGACCCGCCGCTCACCAAGGACGCCGTCGCCGGCCGTATCCGCCGGCTGCTGGCCATGGCCGACAAGCGGGCCCAGGACCTCGGCATTCCGGGCACCGAGGCCAACCTCTCCGAGGAGTTGGCGGACAACCTCGTGGGATGATGTGAGGGGTCGTCAACAGACCGGCGCTGATGTCCGCTTGGGCATCGGCGCCGGTCTTTTGTCAGTCTTTGCGGCACTCTTGACTGGGCCGTGAAGTGGCATGAGCCTGGCAGTCATTCGTCACTGTGGCGAAACACTGCTAGGGGGGTTCATGAGACCCAGAGCGAGATCGATCCTCGCTGCCGGCGCGCTCCTGATAGGCGGAGCGAGTATCGCACCCATCGCCCAGGCGCAACCGGGAAGTTCACAAGAAACCGACCCGAACGAAGTGAAGGTCTTCCGCGCCGAGGTCACCAAGAAGCAGGTACCCCTGCTGCTGGCGGCCGGTCAGGACGGCCACGAACTCAGTGAGCAGGCGCCCGAGAAGGGCACGGCCACCGTCGAGGTCTACCTCACCGACGACCAGGCCAAGAAGCTCGAGAAGCAGGGCGTCGAGCTCACCGAGCACGACCTCTCCGCCAAGGCCGAGGCTCGCACCGAGAAGGCCGCCGAGGGCGTGTACCGCCCGTACAGCGGCAGCGGGGGACTCAAGGAGGAGATCGTCCGGACCGGGCAGGAGAACCCCGGCCTCACCAAGGTCGTCTCCATCGGCAAGACGATCAACGGCCAGGACATCCTGGCGCTCAAACTCACCAAGAACGCCAAGAAGACCAAGGACGGCACCAAGCCCTCCGTCCTCTACGTGTCCAACCAGCACGCGCGCGAGTGGATCACACCGGAGATGACCCGGCGCCTGATGCACTACTACCTGGACAACTACAAGACCGACAAGCGCGTGAAGAAGATCGTCGACTCGACCGAGCTGTGGTTCGTCCTCTCGGCCAACCCCGACGGCTACGACTACACCTTCCAGGACTCCGGCAACCGCCTGTGGCGCAAGAACCTGCGCGACATCAACGGCGACGGTGCCATCAGCACCGGCGACGGCGTCGACCTCAACCGCAACTTCACCTACAAGTGGGGCTACGACGACGAGGGTTCGTCCCCCAACCCCACCAGCGAGACCTACCGCGGCGCGTCCCCGGCCTCCGAGCCCGAGACCAAGGCGCTGGACGCCTTCGAGCGCCGTATCGGCTTCGACTACGGCATCAACTACCACTCCGCGGCCGAACTCATCCTCTACGGTGTCGGCTGGCAGGTCGCCACCGACACCCCGGACGACGTCCTCTACGAGTCCCTCGCCGGCACGCCGGACAACCCCGCGGTCCCCGGCTACCACCCGCAGGTCTCCTCGGAGCTGTACACGACGAACGGCGAAGCCGACGGGCACGCCTCGAACGTCAACGGCATAGCGATGTTCACGCCCGAGATGTCGACCTGCCAGACCGCGTCGAACCTCGACCCGAACGACCAGTGGAACGCGCGGGACTGCCAGTCGGTCTTCAACTTCCCGGACGACGAGAAGCTGATCCAGCAGGAGTTCGCCAAGAACGTCCCGTTCGCGCTCTCCGTCGCCGAGAGCGCCGCGCACCCCGACCGGCCGTCCTCCTCGGTCGGCCTGAGCGCCGCCGACTTCACCCCGGCGGCGTTCACCACGTCGTACTCCCGCGGCGCGGACCAGGAGGTCTCCGTCGTCGTACGCAAGTCCGTGCGCGACAAGGAGCTCAAGTACCGCGTCAACGGCGGCCGTACGGAGGACATGGCGCTCCGGCCCTGGAAGGGCGGCGAGACGTACGGCGGTGAGGACAACCTCTACTTCGACGAGTACCGGGCCAAGGTCGCGGACGGCGACCCGGGCGACAAGGTCGAGGTGTGGTTCACCGGCGAGACGAGGAGCGGGAAGCCCGTTTCCAGCGAGCACTTCACCTACACCTTGGCCGAACGGCCGCGCGCGGGCGTCCTCGTGGTCGCCGAGGAAGGCGCCACCGCCACGCACGCGCAGAAGTACGTCGACGCGCTCAAGGCCAACGGCCACCGGGCGATCGTCTGGGACGTCGCCACTCAGGGCGCGCCCGACGCGCTCGGCGTGCTGGGCCACTTCGACACCGTCGTCCACTACACAGGCACGAACGTCCCGGGCAACGCCACCCAACTCCAGTTGCGCGCCTACCTCAACGAGGGCGGCAAGCTGATGGAGGCGGGCGAGCAGGCCGGCGGCGCCGTCGACCTCGGCGGCGGCACCCTGTCGGACGACTTCAGCCAGTACTACCTGGGCGCCTACTCCCGTACGTCGCTCCCCGGGGCCACCGGCTTCACCGGCTCCGGCAAGTTCGGCGGGTTCATCGGAGCGCTCGGTGACGCGACCGGCAACCCGCTCGACAAGGCCGGGAGCTACAGCGTCACCTCGGACGAACTCCCTGCCGACGACTACCCGCAGTTCGCGAGCGCGGGCGCCGGTCAGTTCGCCGGGATCGTCAACCCGTACGGGCCGTACGCCGGTTCCTCCATGGCGGCCGCCGTCCACACCGACGACGCCTACAAGCGGCTGACCAGGACCGTCGACCTCACCGGGGTGAGCGCGGCGCAGAAGCCGACCTTGCGCACCCAGCTGCTGTGGGACGTCGAGCCCGGCTACGACAACGTCCTGATCGAGGCCCACACCACAGGGGCCGAGGACTGGACGACACTCCCCGAGGCGGGCGGTGCCACCAGCACCACCGTGCCCGCGGACTGCGAGGCCGGGTTCTACGCGGGCGAGCACCCCTGGCTGAACCACTACCTCACCGTGGCGACGAGCGGGTGCACCGCGAGCGGCAGCAGCGGCCAGTGGAACGCCCTCACGGGCGCCTCCGCGGGCTGGAAGCAGGTCGAGTTCGACCTGAGCGCATACGCCGGGAAGTCGGTCGAGATCTCGATCGCCTACGTCACCGACCCGAGCACCGGAGGCCATGGCGTCCTCGCCGACGAGGCCTCGCTCGTCGTCGGCGGTACGGCGACCCAGACCGAGGGCTTCGAGACGTCGCTCGGCGCCTGGAGCGTGACCGGACCGCCCGCGGGCAGCCCGGCCGTGCTCAAGGACTGGGCGCGCACCGGGGCGCTGTTCCAGACCTATGGAGCGGTCACCACCGACGACACGGTGCTGCTGGGCTTCGGCCTGGAACATGTCACCGCGGCGGCCGACCGTACGGCGCTCATCGGAAAGGCCCTCTCCTCACTTGAGGACTGACACGCCGAGGTCAACAGCGCGCAACGCGCCGTGATCAAATCGAGTGATCCGGGCTTCCGGGCCGGGCGGTCCGTACCCCTACTGGCGGGTACGGACCGCCGTGCCGTGTATGAGGCATCTGAATGTCACCACGGCGGCTTCAGAGAGGTAGGGTCGTAGGCGGTCGGGGACATCCCAAATAGAGCTCGCCGGCACCGCATGGCCGGCGTACCAACGAGGAGATCGGTTCGTGACGATCCGCGTAGGCATCAACGGCTTCGGTCGTATCGGTCGCAACTACTTCCGCGCGCTGCTGGAGCAGGGTGCTGACATCGAGATCGTGGCTGTCAACGACCTGGGTGACACTGCGACCACCGCTCACCTGCTGAAGTACGACACGATTCTGGGCCGCCTCAAGCAGGAGGTCACCCACACCGCCGACACGATCACCGTCGACGGCCACACCATCAAGGTCCTGTCCGAGCGCAACCCCGCCGACATCCCGTGGGGCGAGCTGGGCGTCGACATCGTCATCGAGTCGACCGGCATCTTCACCAAGAAGGCCGACGCCGAGAAGCACATCGCCGGCGGCGCCAAGAAGGTCCTCATCTCGGCTCCGGCCAAGGACGAGGACATCACCATCGTGATGGGTGTCAACGAGAGCAAGTACGACCCGGCGAACCACCACGTCATCTCGAACGCCTCCTGCACCACCAACTGTGTGGCGCCGATGGCCAAGGTTCTCGACGAGAACTTCGGCATCGTCAAGGGTCTGATGACCACGGTCCACGCCTACACGAACGACCAGCGCATCCTGGACTTCCCGCACTCCGACCTGCGCCGCGCCCGCGCCGCCGCGGAGAACATCATCCCGACCACGACCGGTGCCGCCAAGGCCACCGCCCTGGTCCTCCCGCAGCTCAAGGGCAAGCTCGACGGCATCGCGATGCGCGTCCCGGTCCCGACCGGCTCGGCCACCGACCTGGTCGTGGAGCTGGAGCGCGAGGTCACCAAGGACGAGGTCAACGCCGCGTTCAAGAAGGCCTCCGAGGGCGAGCTGCAGGGCTACCTGTCCTACACGGAGGACCCGATCGTCTCCTCCGACATCGTCAGCGACCCGGCCTCCTGCACCTTCGACTCCTCCCTGACCATGGTCCAGGAGGGCAAGTCGGTGAAGATCCTCGGCTGGTACGACAACGAGTGGGGTTACTCCAACCGCCTCGTCGACCTCACGGTCTTCGTCGGCAACCAGCTCTGATATCCAGAGCAGGCACATTGATGTGAAAGCAGGGCTCGGGCGGCGCAGGGACGCGCCGTCCGAGCCCTGACTCACGTGCAGATCAGACCTGTTGGATCACGAGCGTTTCCGAGCGATCACGAGCCCTTCTCAGGAGCCCCCTTCATGAAGACGATCGACGAACTTCTCTCCGAAGGCGTCGCCGGCAAGCGGGTCTTCGTCCGCGCCGACCTGAACGTGCCGCTGGACGGCACCACGATCACCGACGACGGCCGTATCCGCGCCGTCCTGCCCACCGTCAAGGCGCTGGCGGAGGCGGGTGCCCGCGTGGTCGTCGCCTCCCACCTGGGCCGCCCCAAGGGCGCCCCGGACCCGGCCTTCTCCCTCGCGCCCGCCGCCGCGCGCCTGGGTGAACTCCTCGGCGCCGACGTGGCGTTCGCGACCGACACGGTCGGCGAGTCCGCCCAGGCCACCGTGGCGGGCCTCGCCGACGGCCAGGTCGCGGTCGTCGAGAACCTCCGCTTCAACGCCGGTGAGACGAGCAAGGACGACGCCGAGCGTGGCGCGTTCGCCGACCAGCTCGCCGCCCTCGTCGACGTCTACGTCGGTGACGGCTTCGGCGCGGTGCACCGGGGGCACGCGTCCGTGTTCGACCTCCCGGCCCGCCTGCCGCACTACGCCGGCCACCTCATCGCCACCGAGGTCGCCGTCCTGAAGAAGCTCACTGATGACGTCAAGCGGCCCTACGTCGTCGCGCTCGGCGGCGCCAAGGTCTCCGACAAGCTCGCCGTCATCGACCAGCTGCTCGCCAAGGCCGACCGGCTGCTCATCGGCGGCGGCATGGCGTACACCTTCCTCAAGGCCAAGGGCTACGAGGTCGGCATCTCCCTGCTCCAGGCGGACCAGATCCCGGCCGTCACCGAGTACATGGAGCGCGCCGAGAAGAACGGCGTCGAGATCGTCCTGCCGGTCGACGTCCTGGTCTCCACCGAGTTCCCGGACCTGAAGACCAAGGCCCCGGCCAACCCCACGACCGTCGCCGCGGACGCCATCCCCGCCGACCAGGAGGGCCTGGACATCGGTCCGGAGACCCGCAAGCTGTACGCCTCGAAGCTCGCCGACGCCGCCACCGTCTTCTGGAACGGCCCCATGGGCGTCTTCGAGCACCCCGACTACGCCGAGGGCACCAAGGCGGTCGCCCAGGCCCTCGTCGAGTCCAAGGGCTTCACCGTCGTCGGCGGCGGCGACTCCGCCGCGGCCGTGCGCACCCTGGGCTTCGACGAGAACGCATTCGGCCACATCTCGACCGGTGGCGGCGCCTCCCTCGAATACCTCGAGGGCAAGACGCTCCCCGGCCTCGCCGCACTGGAGGACTGACCTACATGAGCACGCGCACGCCGCTGATGGCGGGCAACTGGAAGATGAACCTCAACCACCTCGAGGCCATCGCCCACGTCCAGAAGCTCGCCTTCGCCCTGGCCGACAAGGACTACGAGGCCGTCGAGGTCGCCGTCCTGCCGCCCTTCACCGACCTGCGCTCCGTGCAGACCCTGGTCGACGGCGACAAGCTGAAGATCAAGTACGGCGCCCAGGACATCTCGGCCCAGGACTCCGGCGCCTACACCGGCGAGATCTCCGGCTCGATGCTGGCCAAGCTGAAGTGCACGTACGTGGCGATCGGCCACTCCGAGCGCCGCCAGTACCACGCCGAGACCGACGAGATCGTCAACGCCAAGGTCAAGGCCGCCTACAAGCACGGCCTCACCCCGATCATGTGCGTCGGCGAGGAGCTGGAGGTCCGCGAGGCCGGCAACGCCGTCCCGCACACCCTCGCCCAGGTCGAGGGCGGTCTGAAGGACCTCCCGGCCGAGCAGGCCGAGACCATCGTCATCGCCTACGAGCCCGTCTGGGCCATCGGCACCGGCAAGGTCTGCGGCGCCGAGGACGCCCAGGAGGTCTGCGCCGCCATCCGCGGCAAGCTCGCCGACCTGTACACGCAGGAGCTGGCCGACAAGGTCCGCATCCAGTACGGCGGCTCCGTGAAGTCCGGCAACGTCGCCGAGATCATGGCGCAGGCCGACATCGACGGTGCCCTGGTCGGCGGCGCCTCGCTGGACGCCGACGAGTTCGTCAAGATCGTGCGGTTCCGCGACCAGTGAGTATGCGGTAACGGCGATTCGTCGTACCCTTGCGGGGGTCGGGGCTTGAAAGGTGAGCATGAGGCTCACGAAAAGGGCTTCGACCCCCGTCGTCATCCGAATCCGAGGAAGTTGGTCCAGCCGTGGTTTTGGGGTTCTCGATCGCCCTGATCGTCTTCAGCCTGCTGATGATGCTGCTGGTGCTGATGCACAAGGGCAAGGGCGGCGGCCTCTCCGACATGTTCGGTGGCGGCATGCAGTCGTCCGTCGGCGGCTCCTCGGTCGCCGAGCGCAACCTCGACCGGATCACCATCGTGGTCGGTCTCCTGTGGTTCGCGTGCATTGTCGTGCTCGGCATCCTGATGAAGATGAACAACTGACCGGCACGCACATTCCGTACGTAAGGCCCCATGTTCGGTACGCGCAGCTGAGCGCGGCCTATCATGGGGCTTGCGTCTTGGTGTGGGGGCTATGTAACTCCAATCACTGGACGCGCGTTGGGCCTTACGTAGACTGAGGCGCTCGCAGCGAAGCGAAACGCCGACTCGCTTCGCGGCACCATCACGCAGGGAGTTACGACCGTGGCAAGTGGCAACGCGATCCGAGGAAGCCGGGTCGGGGCGGGGCCGATGGGCGAGGCCGAGCGGGGCGAGTCCGCGCCCCGGCTGCGCATCTCCTTCTGGTGCTCCAACGGGCATGAGACGCAGCCCAGCTTCGCCAGCGACGCGCAGGTTCCCGAAACCTGGGACTGCCCGCGCTGCGGCTTTCCCGCCGGACAGGACCGGGACAACCCGCCGGACCCGCCGCGCACCGAGCCCTACAAGACGCACCTGGCGTATGTACGGGAGCGGCGCAGCGACGCGGACGGCGAGGCGATCCTCGCCGAGGCGCTCGCCAAACTGCGGGGCGAGATCTAGGAGTTGAGGACCGGCCGGGCACCTACGGGGTGCCTGGCCGGACCTGTATGAAGCTCCGGCGGACTCCCGCTCCGAGGCCGATTGTCAGTGGCGCCCTCTACGGTTTGTGTATCGATCTTCCGCATCGATGGACCGAGGGGGAGTTGTGGCGACGGCTGAGACAGCGGGTGCGCTTGCGCCCGCGTGGCGCGGCGGGTTCGGGCGGTTGTGGACCGCTGCCGTGGTCTCGCGGTTCGGAGACGCGCTGCGTACGACCGCGCTGCCCCTGCTCGCCGTGCAGCTCACGGACGATCCCCTGGTCATCGCCTCGGTCACCGCCTGCGGCTATGTCCCCTGGCTGCTCTTCGGGCTGCTCGGCGGGGCCGTCGCGGACCGGGTGGACCAGCGGCGCGCGATGTGGGCGGTCGATCTCGTACGAGGGCTGCTCGTCACCGGGTTCGCGCTCGCCGTCGGACTCGGACACGCGTCGATCCCGTTGCTGCTGGTGCTCGCCTTCTCCCTGACGACACTCCAGACGCTGTTCGACAACGCGGCCACGGCCCTTCTGCCCTCCCTGGTGGACCGCGAGGCCCTGGGCGGTGCCAACGCCCGGCTGATGACAGGCCAGCAACTCGCGGGTGGACTGCTGGCGGGCCCTTTCGTGCCACTGCTGCTGACGGTCGGCGCCGCGATGCCCTTCGTGGCCGACGCGAGTACCTATCTGCTGGCCGCTGTCCTGGTGGCGTCCCTGCGCATACGACCGCCCGAGCGGAAACCACGCCCGGCGGGCAGCACGCTGCGCGCCGAGATCGGCGACGGGTTGCGCACACTCTGGCGCGATCGGGCGCTGCGGGCGGTCTGCGTGGCCACGCTGCTGTGCAACATCGGTATGGGCGCCCTGATCGCCACGCTGGTACTGCATGTGACGCGTTGGCTGCAAGGGGGCCACGCGGCGTACGCGGCGGCGATGACCGCCTACGCGGCCGGCAGCCTGGTCGGCGGCTTCGTGGCCCAGCGGATCGCGCGCAGGACCGGACGGGTGCGGGCACTGCTGCTGGCCGGGACCGTCCAGACGTCGTCGCTGCTGCTCGCGGGCACCGTCCGCCACCTGGCGGCCCTCCTGGTGGCCATGGCGTTGCTCGGCGCCATGGCCATGGTGTGGAACGTCAACCAGGTCACGCTCATGCAGCAGCGCAGCCCCGAGTCCATGGTGGGCCGCATCGCCTCGGCCTTTCGTACGGCCTCGACGTCCGGCGCCCCGATCGGGGCCCTGCTCGGCGGTGCCGTGGCGGGGACGTTCGGGCTGAACGGACCGGCGCTGCTGGCCGCCGTACTCTTCGCCCTCGCCGTCACCTCGTTGATACCGGCGCGCAAGCCGGACGTACCTGTTGTTGCGCCGGACGACGACGCCACGACGGCTCACGCCTCGCGCTGATCAATTAGGTTGGAACCGCTGGGACAGGCACGAAAGAAGGCTGAAGTCGGACATGAACGCAGACGGCCGTACCAGGCTCAACCAGACGCCCGAGTGGACCGCGCTGGCCAAGCACCGCGAGGAGCTCGGCGAGGTGCGGCTGCGGGAGCTGTTCGCCGCCGATCCGGGGCGCGGCACGGGGTACACGCTGCAGGTCGGTGACCTGCACATCGACTACTCCAAGCACCTCGTCACCGACGAGACCCTGCGGCTGCTGCGCGAGCTGGCCGTCGCGATGGACGTGTTCGGGCTGCGCGACGCCATGTTCCGCGGCGAGAAGATCAACACCACCGAGGACCGCGCCGTTCTGCACACCGCGCTGCGCGCGCCGCGTGACGCGGTGATCGAGGTCGACGGGGAGAACGTCGTCCCGGGTGTGCACGCCGTCCTGGACAAGATGGCCGACTTCGCCGAGCGGGTCCGCTCCGGCGTCTGGACCGGCCACACCGGCAAGCGCATCAAGAACGTCGTCAACATCGGCATCGGCGGCTCCGACCTCGGCCCGGCGATGGCGTACGAGGTTCTGCGCAGCTACACCGACCGCGGCCTCATCGTCCGCTTCGTGTCGAACGTCGACGGCGCCGACCTGCACGAGGCGATCCGCGACCTGGACGCGGCCGAGACGCTGTTCATCATCGCGTCCAAGACGTTCACCACGATCGAGACGATCACCAACGCCACCTCGGCCCGCAACTGGCTGCTGGGTGAGCTGCAGGCAGGGCAGGAGGCCGTCGCCAAGCACTTCGTCGCGCTGTCGACGAATGCCGAGAAGGTCGCCGACTTCGGTATCGACACGGCCAACATGTTCGAGTTCTGGGACTGGGTCGGCGGGCGTTACTCGTACGACTCGGCCATCGGGCTCTCGCTCATGGTCGCCATCGGTCCGGACCGCTTCCGCGAGATGCTCGACGGCTTCCGGATCGTCGACGAGCACTTCCGCACCGCGCCCGCCGAGTCCAACGTGCCGCTGCTGCTCGGCCTGTTGGGCATCTGGTACGGCAACTTCCACGACGCCCAGTCGCACGCCGTGCTGCCGTACAGCCACTACCTGTCCAAGTTCACGGCCTATCTGCAGCAGCTGGACATGGAGTCCAACGGCAAGTACGTCGGCCGGGACGGGCGGGAGGTCGACTGGCAGACCGGGCCGGTCGTGTGGGGCACGCCGGGCACCAACGGGCAGCACGCGTACTACCAGCTGATCCACCAGGGCACCAAGCTGATCCCGGCGGACTTCATCGGCTTCGCCGAGCCGGTCGCCGAGATGAGTGACGAACTCAAGGCACAGCACGACCTGTTGATGGCGAACTTCTT
Above is a window of Streptomyces sp. DT2A-34 DNA encoding:
- a CDS encoding M14 family metallopeptidase translates to MRPRARSILAAGALLIGGASIAPIAQAQPGSSQETDPNEVKVFRAEVTKKQVPLLLAAGQDGHELSEQAPEKGTATVEVYLTDDQAKKLEKQGVELTEHDLSAKAEARTEKAAEGVYRPYSGSGGLKEEIVRTGQENPGLTKVVSIGKTINGQDILALKLTKNAKKTKDGTKPSVLYVSNQHAREWITPEMTRRLMHYYLDNYKTDKRVKKIVDSTELWFVLSANPDGYDYTFQDSGNRLWRKNLRDINGDGAISTGDGVDLNRNFTYKWGYDDEGSSPNPTSETYRGASPASEPETKALDAFERRIGFDYGINYHSAAELILYGVGWQVATDTPDDVLYESLAGTPDNPAVPGYHPQVSSELYTTNGEADGHASNVNGIAMFTPEMSTCQTASNLDPNDQWNARDCQSVFNFPDDEKLIQQEFAKNVPFALSVAESAAHPDRPSSSVGLSAADFTPAAFTTSYSRGADQEVSVVVRKSVRDKELKYRVNGGRTEDMALRPWKGGETYGGEDNLYFDEYRAKVADGDPGDKVEVWFTGETRSGKPVSSEHFTYTLAERPRAGVLVVAEEGATATHAQKYVDALKANGHRAIVWDVATQGAPDALGVLGHFDTVVHYTGTNVPGNATQLQLRAYLNEGGKLMEAGEQAGGAVDLGGGTLSDDFSQYYLGAYSRTSLPGATGFTGSGKFGGFIGALGDATGNPLDKAGSYSVTSDELPADDYPQFASAGAGQFAGIVNPYGPYAGSSMAAAVHTDDAYKRLTRTVDLTGVSAAQKPTLRTQLLWDVEPGYDNVLIEAHTTGAEDWTTLPEAGGATSTTVPADCEAGFYAGEHPWLNHYLTVATSGCTASGSSGQWNALTGASAGWKQVEFDLSAYAGKSVEISIAYVTDPSTGGHGVLADEASLVVGGTATQTEGFETSLGAWSVTGPPAGSPAVLKDWARTGALFQTYGAVTTDDTVLLGFGLEHVTAAADRTALIGKALSSLED
- a CDS encoding MFS transporter, which gives rise to MVSRFGDALRTTALPLLAVQLTDDPLVIASVTACGYVPWLLFGLLGGAVADRVDQRRAMWAVDLVRGLLVTGFALAVGLGHASIPLLLVLAFSLTTLQTLFDNAATALLPSLVDREALGGANARLMTGQQLAGGLLAGPFVPLLLTVGAAMPFVADASTYLLAAVLVASLRIRPPERKPRPAGSTLRAEIGDGLRTLWRDRALRAVCVATLLCNIGMGALIATLVLHVTRWLQGGHAAYAAAMTAYAAGSLVGGFVAQRIARRTGRVRALLLAGTVQTSSLLLAGTVRHLAALLVAMALLGAMAMVWNVNQVTLMQQRSPESMVGRIASAFRTASTSGAPIGALLGGAVAGTFGLNGPALLAAVLFALAVTSLIPARKPDVPVVAPDDDATTAHASR
- the secG gene encoding preprotein translocase subunit SecG, encoding MVLGFSIALIVFSLLMMLLVLMHKGKGGGLSDMFGGGMQSSVGGSSVAERNLDRITIVVGLLWFACIVVLGILMKMNN
- the yvcK gene encoding uridine diphosphate-N-acetylglucosamine-binding protein YvcK, with amino-acid sequence MTGRTPRLSRLRRAMPESRAGRPAEARGARPRRRGAQPKVVALGGGMGLSASLAALRRITGDLTAVVTVADDGGSSGRLRDELGVLPPGDLRKALAALCGDDDWGQTWARVIQHRFHSQGDLHDHAVGNLLIVALWEQLGDHVQALDLVGKLLGAHGRVLPMSAVPLELQALVKGHNPDLPEAVDTVRGQANVALTPGEVQSVHVVPHDPPAVPEAVAAVRDADWVVLGPGSWFSSVIPHLLVPELLDALTETKARRVLSLNLAPQPGETEGFSPQRHLEVLGRHAPKLALDVVLADEAAVPDRDVLTEAAKRLGAAVELAPVARTDGTPRHDPELLAAAYDRIFRMHGRIGPWR
- the tpiA gene encoding triose-phosphate isomerase, whose product is MSTRTPLMAGNWKMNLNHLEAIAHVQKLAFALADKDYEAVEVAVLPPFTDLRSVQTLVDGDKLKIKYGAQDISAQDSGAYTGEISGSMLAKLKCTYVAIGHSERRQYHAETDEIVNAKVKAAYKHGLTPIMCVGEELEVREAGNAVPHTLAQVEGGLKDLPAEQAETIVIAYEPVWAIGTGKVCGAEDAQEVCAAIRGKLADLYTQELADKVRIQYGGSVKSGNVAEIMAQADIDGALVGGASLDADEFVKIVRFRDQ
- a CDS encoding RNA polymerase-binding protein RbpA; translated protein: MASGNAIRGSRVGAGPMGEAERGESAPRLRISFWCSNGHETQPSFASDAQVPETWDCPRCGFPAGQDRDNPPDPPRTEPYKTHLAYVRERRSDADGEAILAEALAKLRGEI
- the gap gene encoding type I glyceraldehyde-3-phosphate dehydrogenase, which translates into the protein MTIRVGINGFGRIGRNYFRALLEQGADIEIVAVNDLGDTATTAHLLKYDTILGRLKQEVTHTADTITVDGHTIKVLSERNPADIPWGELGVDIVIESTGIFTKKADAEKHIAGGAKKVLISAPAKDEDITIVMGVNESKYDPANHHVISNASCTTNCVAPMAKVLDENFGIVKGLMTTVHAYTNDQRILDFPHSDLRRARAAAENIIPTTTGAAKATALVLPQLKGKLDGIAMRVPVPTGSATDLVVELEREVTKDEVNAAFKKASEGELQGYLSYTEDPIVSSDIVSDPASCTFDSSLTMVQEGKSVKILGWYDNEWGYSNRLVDLTVFVGNQL
- the pgk gene encoding phosphoglycerate kinase, giving the protein MKTIDELLSEGVAGKRVFVRADLNVPLDGTTITDDGRIRAVLPTVKALAEAGARVVVASHLGRPKGAPDPAFSLAPAAARLGELLGADVAFATDTVGESAQATVAGLADGQVAVVENLRFNAGETSKDDAERGAFADQLAALVDVYVGDGFGAVHRGHASVFDLPARLPHYAGHLIATEVAVLKKLTDDVKRPYVVALGGAKVSDKLAVIDQLLAKADRLLIGGGMAYTFLKAKGYEVGISLLQADQIPAVTEYMERAEKNGVEIVLPVDVLVSTEFPDLKTKAPANPTTVAADAIPADQEGLDIGPETRKLYASKLADAATVFWNGPMGVFEHPDYAEGTKAVAQALVESKGFTVVGGGDSAAAVRTLGFDENAFGHISTGGGASLEYLEGKTLPGLAALED
- the whiA gene encoding DNA-binding protein WhiA — encoded protein: MAMTAAVKDEISRLPVTRTCCRKAEVSAILRFAGGLHLVSGRIVIEAELDTAMAARRLKRDILEIFGHSSELIVMAPGGLRRGSRYVVRVVAGGDQLARQTGLVDGRGRPIRGLPPQVVSGATCDAEAAWRGAFLAHGSLTEPGRSSSLEVTCPGPEAALALVGAARRLSIAAKAREVRGVDRVVVRDGDAIGALLTRLGAHESVLAWEERRMRREVRATANRLANFDDANLRRSARAAVAAGARVQRALEILGEEVPEHLAAAGRLRMEHKQASLEELGALADPPLTKDAVAGRIRRLLAMADKRAQDLGIPGTEANLSEELADNLVG